TCACTGTCTACAGGCTTGGCTCTAGACGCTAGGCTGCTGTGCTGCCTCCGAAGCGGCTTGCTGGATCGGACTACCGCTGGCAGGCTCGGCGCGGGCATCTGCAGGAGGCACTGACCAGGAGGTTGAGTTGGAACGGAGCAGCTGGTCGAGGTCCACCTCGAAGGTGTCTATAATGACCTCAGTGCCGTTGGCAGCAAGCTCTGTCGACAGTTGCTCACGGAGAGTCATCTCGCGGGCCTCTTGCTCGTGCTGCTCGCGGAGGCGGTCATTCTTCTCGCGTTCCTGGAAGGACAGATTGGCTTTGGAACGCAGGATGTAGAGATACTCGCCGTTCTCCTGAGCCAAAATACGGAGCGTGGACTGTATCTCCTTCAGAAACGTCTCGAGCTGGTTGAACTTGACGGGGTGCTCCAGTAGTTGGTCGCGCACTTTGATGACCCGCTTCTTGAGCTTCAAAAAGCGCTTCCAGTTGCGATTGCGCTCGGCCTCGGCCTCCAGATCACGGTCGACAACGTCGATGTAGGCCATGCGGCGGGACCACTCCGAAACCATGACGTCGGCCCATTCCTCGTAGACCTCGATGTGCTCCTGGCGGATCACGTCGACCTGCCCGTTGACGGAGTCGACAACCTCGCGTAGTTCGGCACGGATGTGGTTTGTAATATTGGCCAACTCGTCGTTGGCCTGGGAGAAGTACTCACGCATGAGCGGCCTAGTAATGTACTGGTGCAGCTGGGTGCCATGCGCATCGAACCAGATGGTCTGGTTAGTCGCGGGATCCAGCTCCATCGTGCTGTTGATGTCGCGAATCGCCTGGTTGATCTTGGCATAATGTTCCTGGCTCTTGGCGGAGATATGCTTGAGCAGTGCGCGGAATTTGGGCGCAACAGCTtcgtgctgctgcatctCAAACTCCCCAACCTCCTCTGTGAAAGCCTGGAGCACGCTGTCTGCCTTCCGCTCGATGGCCTGCTGCCACGCACTGAACTCGTCGGCAACTAGGTCCTTGAAGGACGCCTCCACCACGTCAGACAGACCGTCCTCCGCGGTTACCGTCACGAGTTCATCGAGCGAAGTCATGGTCATTGTGATAGTGGATGTGATGTACTGAGTCCCCCCGGGCGCCGCACTCGCGTCCTCGGACGTCTTCTCCTGCACTGGGCGGCCCAAGTCCAGATAGATCCGGTTGTAGGCGCCGTGCAAAGGCTCCCATATGCCCCCCATATGCGCCACAAACGCAGGATACTGCTGCTGTACTGCTGTGGCTAGCGCCCGAGCATGCTTGCAGAGCCACTGCCAGCCGCGCGCAGCTTGTTCGGCCCACCTCTCGAGACACGGACACTTCGCCAGCAGTCGCCCTGTCAGAGGCACCACATGCCGCCGCTGGTACTGCTGTACGACATTCCATGCCACGCGCGCTGTTACTATCGCGTCCGCGCCAGCCTGCCGCATCCGCGGTTGTACATGCTTCTCCGTCCACTGGGATACTTTCGTCAGGTGCGGCATCACCTTCCCTTGCATCCACCCGCTCGCCACCGACACATGCGGAGCCGCATTGGCCCCGTACCACTCGCTGGCCTTCCCTAATTTATCCCGTACTGCCGGCGCGTACGTGCAAGGCCACGTATAATGGCTTATCACTGCAATCTGCGCGGGGCACGCGCCGTAGCGTCCACAGTAGTACTGTAACGATCCCAGGACCAGCACCGTAAACACAAAAAGTTTACTAATAGCTCTCATCGAATCAGAACTCAGCTGTTGGCTGATCGCTTGGTTGCTTTGTATGTCTGTTTGCTGCTGTTACCATGGAGGCGGTGCAAAACTAAACGCGCACAAACGTAGCAAACGGCTATTGAGCCAGATCCAGGACAAAACATAAGGAACAGCTTTGCTATCCTGATCAAGGCTGCACAAGGCTCCATCAAGGTCATCATTGCCACGCTAGCACACGGCTCCAAGATAAATctggtcacgtgacaaaACCCAGCAACCTTTGCCCAATCAGAATTTTTTACAAGGAGGGTAAAGCGGGACCAGTATGTCTACTTCCACCGTATGCCCAGTTGCTGAGCTGGTGAGCCGGTTGCTGACGGTGCTTAGGTAGATATCGAGGTCAGCTATACAAGCGTGCGGAACAGCTTCCCACGTGGAAAGAGCGAGGCAAGTGATTTCTCGGGGAATTAAGCTGGGCGCAGAAAATCAGAGACCACCGTGTAGGCGGGCTTCATATTCAAGTAGAGAAGAGGCGAGGAACGCTGCGGGAAGGAAAAGCAGTAGCAGGGATGTCGTTCTGGCCGTTTGGACAGAACGTGAACAACTCCAACATTAACCGGATCCTGGACGACTACTTTCGGGTGCTGCATTCTCTGGAGGAGGATGGGGCGGGAGAGTCTGGGGAGCGGGAGGCCGGTGGCGGGCCAGCCGCGCCGGCAGCCGGGCGGATTGTGAAGGAGCGCAGCACGAACGGTGGgggcgccagcggcggcgcgcgggaCAGCCTGCAGCGCACGGAGGGTGGGGACGCGATGAGGCCCGTTTACCACAACCCGAACAGCTCGGAGCAGGGCACGGTTTCGTCTGCGCCCTGTGTGCCATCGGCACTATCGTCTGCGGTGTCGATATGCACAGAGGAACTTGCAGACAGCGACGAGGCGCCGCTGACGAAGTTTTCACTCAACTACTCGTTCATCGACAGCATTTTAAAGGAGAGCGAGCTTTTGAACGAACTAACGAGACAGAATAATACGTTATTGGATTTTGTGTGCTTTGGGTTTTTCTATGACACGGATGGCAACAAAATAGATAATATCGAATACCTAATCGACCAATTGATGTTTTGCATAGATAGAGTTAATGAAGAGCAGAAGGAAAACGACGAAACACGAACGCCCGGTCACGAGCAGGAAAACGAACAACACGACGATTTTCTGCCCCCTCAACAGGCAGGGTTCCTTGAGGGCCAGGACTCCGAATTCATAAAGAAGGGCGTGTCCCCGGAACCTCCTTCGCACGAGGGGGATGATGCCATCCTTCCCTTCTTGCACGGTCGCAGAGATACACGTCAGTCTTCGCTTCTAAACAGGGTGAACACTATTTCAGAGATATTTGCCTTGGACATCTGGCTGATCTCAGAGTCTCTCGTCAAAGACCCTTCTCACCTGTCCAAGATTTGGTCGGTACTTAATCACAAGGATTTTAAGGCCGAAAAGTCGCCGCTAGTACCAATATTTTTGAAAATAAACCAAAATCTGCTTCTGACAAGACAGGATCAGCTCTTGAACTTCATAAGGGCTCGCGAGTCCCTAGTGGATGAGTTCTTACAGCATCTTGAGATATCAGTGCTGATGGATTTTTTCTTAAAAATTATTTCCACAGATAAACAGGAATCCCCGACAGGCATAATAGAGCTGGTGTATGACCAAGGACTAATACCTAAAATGTTGTCATTTCTGGACAACCACAAATACTCTGCTGATATACAGGCCTGTGCGGGTGATTTGATGAAAGCGTTGATTTCTATCTCTACCAATGCTCCCCTCGATGAGTTATCTATCGGGCCGAATGCACTAACGAGGCAGTTGTGCTCGGAAGAAAGCATTGATTGCTTTTTGGATGCCATCATTAATAAGAGAGGGCATGCATTGACTACAGCAGTTTCAGTGGTCATTGAATTGATTCGCAAAAACAACTCTGATTACGACCAAATAAACCTCCTCTGTACAAGTGTTAAGACGCATCCTCCATCGACCAGAGATCCAATATATTTGGGCAGAATGCTGAAGAAGTTTGCAGAAAAGTTACCTAATTTTAAAAGGGTACTCTTGGAGATAGAGAACGATGGTAGTATCAAAGATATACGAAATCAACTGGGAATCGAGTATAAACCACTAGGCTTTGAACGCTTTAAAATAGTCGAATTAATTGCTGAACTGCTACATTGCTCAAACATGGGTTTAATGAACTCCAAGAAAGCGGAGAGGATAGTTAAGGAACGCGATGAGGTACGAAATCACATGGTTAAGCAGTTACAGGATGCGTTGACGGAATTGAATATGAATGATGGTAATGATAGAACTAAGGGCGACGAAAAGGGGTTGACAGGCCTTTGTGCTACAAATACGAGCATGAGTACTCAGACAACCGCTGTTAATGATAACGCTGACGAGGAAATAGATGAGTCTTTCGAAATTCCTTACCTCAACATGAACCAAAATTCGAAGCTACGCCATAATCCGACTATCGGCGACTTATTTAAAATTCAGCTTTATGATACACAACTCCTGCCCAAGATAATCCAACTATTCATTGAGCATCCATGGAACAACTTCTGGCATAATGTGGTCTTTGACATTATTCAACAGATTTTTAATGGTAGAATGGATTTTTCATACAATTCTTTTTTGGTATATTCCCTCTTCAATAATAAAGATGCAGGACAATTTGTTATCGATGTCAAGCCTGAAGAAAATAGGGCTCAAGACTTTACCGATTTTGCAATTACTAGAGATCTCGTCTTACAGGGTTATAAGAATTCACATGCTTTTTACGAACAATATAATACTAACCTGGGGTATATGGGCCATTTGGTTCTAATTGCGGAGGAAATAGTCAAGTTTTCCAAGGTTTACAAAGTAGAATTGATATCTCCTGATATTCACAGGGTGCTCCAGGATCCAGATTGGATATTCTACTCGGAGGATGCTTTAAATGACACTAGGATGATGTATTCCAAGATATTGGGCGGTAGTGAGTACTTGGGCGAAGAAAATGGTTGCACTGCCGCTGAAATGGAGCAACTCACTGAAACTGGGGAAAATTTGCCCGAGTTCGGTGGGAAATTGTCCGGCTACTCGTTCTCCACGCAGGCAGATCTACACCAGAAGTTGAAAGAAAAGCTAATCAAAAGGAGCCAAGAAGAAGTCGACCTGAAAAACAAGAAGAACGGCGTGATTATCCTTGGCCCACCTCCGGCGCATGAATAGCTGCTCGCAGCCTTCGGGTAGAAATAGATAGAGACAGCGGTAGTTACCCACTTTTCTACTTAGTGATCTAGAGTTTCCACTGTAAATATATGATGGATGATGCTTCTCATTGCCTCGTCAGTCCTTTTTCGCCCTACTGTATAGTACTTTGCCGTTTGGCAGTTGCCACTTCTGACCCTTGCCCTTGGGCTTTGGGCTCTTCTTCTTGACCGCCGCTGGTTCGGTGCGAACCGGTGCTTCTGGCTCCGTCTGCTTTCTGAACGGCGCGCGCACACGGCCAACCGCCCACATCGGCAGCGCAAACATTAGTGTGTCTAGAAGTcctggcgcgcgcagctcctccgcGCAGATCCGCGTCTCGGTGTTGTTCTCTTGGACCACGAAAACGTCTCCAAACCTCACCACCACCTCCTGCGGGTCAGAGTCGCCCagctggagctgcaggcgtTTTTCCCCGAGCCCAAGAGTATCGTCCTGCTCCTTCACCTCGCGCAAAAAGCCCTCCACACGCCTCACGCGTGACCGGTGCTGCAGTTTCAGCACCGTCCAGTGTATCGCGCTGGTGGCCACGAGCACGAACGCTAGCACAACCCACGTTTTCGGCTGCACCCGCTGGAATACAAATCCTCGCTTGTCCACCCGGTACTCCGGGAACCCGTAGTCCAGGTAGTAGTCGTACGTCTTGCGTTTCTCGCCGTCCGTCAGAATCTGCGCCGCCAGGTGTAGCCGTTCGTAGAGCTTCTTGTACTTCGGGTTCTTGTCTGGATGGTACTTCTTGGCCAGCGCCCGCATCTGCCGGGTGATCTCCCGCCCATCAGACTTCTCAAGCTTCTCGAGTTTAAGGAATCGGTACAGGTTCATGTCCTTGCCATACTTGTCCGTGAGCACCTTTTGAAGATTGAATATTTCTGCCTCATCTGCTGTGAACCCATTTACAATCGCAAGCAGTCCCGCAGCTATAAGCCACACGAAGCGCGCCAGCATTATCAACTCTTGTGCGTTGTGGAGATTTCGGTGTCCTCTAATTAATGATTTTTATATAGGCATGTTACGCCCAGAAAGTTCATTCCTTCTTTCAAGGACAGGCCAAAACCTCAGAAGATGGCAGACCTCCAAGGGATACCCGGTAAGCCCGCGCACACACCCAATTCAATGGTGTCTCGGGCGTATCAGTTTTACAGGCTCTCTTGTATGTTTCTCTACGCAGCTTTGGTGGCGCGCTGGCTAGCGCTGTTCCCCCTGGTAGGAACGCGCTGGGTTCCGGGCGGCATACATGGGTTTTTGATCTACCTTCTAGGCGGCAGCGCGGTGTTAGAGGTTCTGTGGATGATCTGGTTTTATAGGTTCACGAAGGGACTCTGGACGCGGACCCTGCTGAAGTGTGCCAACATGCTGTACTTCGTGGCCGTGATGCATTTCTACGACGACTACGAGCACGCGCCGGTACTGAAGAACATTGGGTACTCGATCTTTATTCTGAGCATTGGGATGAATCAGGCACTGCATCACGGCGGGCGGCTATTCAGGGGgcgacgccggcggcggTCCTGGTGGTGGCGGTCCGACACATTTGTGCTGCAGCCCGCACTATATATCAGCCAGTTCTACCTGCTGCTACTGAATGTACAGAACCCGAGCTTTCATTCGACGCCGAAGCTTGACATAATTAATCGCACGGTGCTGGTGGCCTACGTGCCCCTGGCGCTTCAGTGCTTTCGTCGGCAGCTGACGAGCTAAGTCACTCGGGCAGGAGCTGCTCCGTGAGCTCGTGTGCTATGCGTGCGGCGTATTCGTCAGCGGCATGAACATCTGTTATCTCTAAATAGCGTTCTCTAGCTTGCTTAATCCTGGTTACCACACTGTCGAGCGGTATATCTGCCTGCAAGGGATCCAGCTCTGCGAGGGCTGCAGCGGTCGACGCGTGCATACGCAGCATACGCTCGCTCCAGGGATGGATatccagcagctcgcgcacACGTTCGCGCCCCTGCTGTTCCCCCAGCTCGTTTGTGCCGCGCTCGCGCCATCTGACAAGCGCCACGTCGTGCACTTCGAGGGCACGCTCTAGCGAGGCGGGGTGTTCCGCAGAGCTCAAATCGCACGCCACGAGCACCCGCTCATCTGTGAAGTGGCAGTCCTCGATGAGTTGCTGGAAGGTCTCCGCGTCTTCGGTTTCCTCGAAGACCAGGAAGATGCCGGCCACAACATCGCGCAAGTCAGCACACTCGTCGCTGCAGAATTCTGCGCCCCACGTCTGCAAGCTTTCGTAGCTGTCAATGTAGAGGTCCAAGTCGACCTCGTAGTACTTGTTGCTCCATTTCACATCCCTTACAATGCGATCGCTCTCGGAAGCTTCTATATTAAAAAGATCCCGAATAACCTCCGCTTGGTAGGCTTTACCGGCAGGGGCCAGGATCAGTATCTTATTGCGCGGGAGCACCGACACCGAGGGCGCCTGCTCCACGTCTGAATCAGCCATCAGGATCCTTATCGGAATTGGGTCTGCAGCACCCTGTGTGCAACCCTGGCAGTTTTTGCACGGTGATCTCCCCTCGGTATCACGTGCCAAACAGGAGCGGTCTGGAGCTGCTCCGTGCGGACCGCCGGTCGACATTCGGCGGATGTAGCATTGGCAGAGGCCTTCTGCTACCATGGGCCTGGCTTGTGGTCGCTGCTTGCATACCGCTCAACTCGGTTGCACAAGGGTTCTTCGCAGAACTTGCGCTGCCGCACAGAGCAACGCTGCGAAGGGCGGCGCGATGACCATGCGCTGCAGCTAGTATTAAGGCGGCCCGCACGGCGTAGAAGCGCCTTGTGCTTGCCTCGTCATCGCAAATCTCGTGTCGCACTCTCACAGGCCTAGACTGTATATAATACTCTGTACCAGGCGCGAAGCTAATGTACGTAACGTACGTACTGAATTCAGTGGAACTATGGTAACACGAGAGAAAGCCCCGGAGCCACCCGGAATCACATACGCGCCCCCCCAGCCGCTTACGGCCACGCGAAGTTGGTCCAGCGGCAAGGCCAGCACAGTCGGCTCTACCGATTCGAATATGGGGCATGCAGTACATGTTCTAGGTTACGATTCCCGCGCCAGCTCGGTTGTGCCGGGTGGCAGCCACGAGAAGCTTGCCTCAAAAGGTACCACCCACCACCGCGTGCTACAGGGTTCCCTCCATTTCGTTGCGGTTGGCATGACCGTCGTCTTTGCGATGGTACAGGGCGGCTTGATAGTCTATGCCCTCACCGTCAAGATGCGTGCATAGGTTTGAAGATTTGCTACCAGGTAATTTTGACGCCGCATTACTATTGTATCATGTAAGTTTATATAAGCACCGCTGACGCTCAACACAAGAGAACTGTTCATGCCACCATAGGCGATTCCACAGGCCCCTCAAACGAAGGGACCGTTTCACCACCAGCTCGCGCTGGTCCGATGAGCTCTAGAGACCACCGCTCGACAGAGCTCCGCATAAGAACGTATATAGTGATGTTTCATCCGGAGCAGCCCCGGGATACTTAATAGCGCTTTTCGGCCCTTGCACTAGGTGCAATGAGTGGAACATCCGTTTGCGCTATTGTGCTTTGCAGATGTCTTCTGAGGCGCCAACGTGGGCTAGATGCCTAGTGGAGCCAGAATACTTGAAGTCAATCTCTGTGGTTAGCTCCAATACCCTCCCGCAGCCACCAGGATTCTCAAAGAAGCAGAAATCCCAAACCAGATCGGTGTCCAAGGAGGAGGGAGAGGCTAATCGCGAAAGGATTAACGCGCTACAGGTCAAGAAGGCATGGCAGCTGGCCTTTCAGCCGTCCAAGGCCATTCCAATGAACTTCTTCATGTCATACATGTCGGGGACCTCCCTGCAGATCATTCCGATCATGACGGCGCTAATGCTGCTTACTGGGCCGGTGAAGAGCGTTCTACAGGTGCGGTCAACCTTTAAGGGCTTGTTAAACAACGAGGCGGCTTACGGGCAGGTTTTGGCGGCGATGTGTCTGTATGTGTTTTTCCAGGCTGTGCTCATGGCAATTGGGCTGCAGAAGCTGAACGCCATGGGACTGTTGCCGAACAAACATAGCGACTGGCTGGCCTGGGAGACGCCGATGGCGTATAGCATGCAGTCTTACGCATTCTAGTGGGACCATTCATTATACAACCGTTATATACGTTGGTTCGTGGCTAGCCGCAGAGTGTTCTCGCCCCAGAGTAAGACAGTTAGGAGGCTATGCATCCTTTGTTTGTAGCTTGGTGTCATATATTTCTTGCAGGTTATACTTTTTAAGAGCCACAGAGTAATCCTTGTCCACCACAGACATGCCGATATTGTTCTTATAGCACTGCACGATGACCAGCTTGTCGTAGTCCTTTAGGTCCACAGAGTGCCCCAACTCCCCACTCTTACCGACCTCCTTCGCCACAAGTTTAATGATATCCATTTTGTCTATCGTGTTGAAGTTACGTTTTACCACCTCGACCGCGAACTTGTACTTTATCTCTTTGTCAGTATGGAAATGAGGAGCAAGCACCCTTCTGCAGAGTTTTTCCAATTCTGTTAGACTAGCATTGCAGGAATCAGTGATGGGTGTCAATCTCTGGACGTACCGCGAAACCTTGGTAGTATTTTCTGACGATGCAAGTTCCTGTACTAGGCGTTTGACAAAGCATTCCGGCTTGATTGGTCTTCTAGTCTTGATGAAGACCATACATTCACATCCCAACTGAATCTCTTGCAGGACCGGTTTCTTTTTGGTATCCACAGGACCACTGCCTTTCTTCAATTGCTCTAGCTCTTTCTGCACCTGCTCTTCCACAGATAGttcttcttcatcttcttTGTCGCTCAAGAGTTCAGTCTCTGCGATAGCTTTGAGTTCATCAACGTAGTATTCTTCCGCCTTTTCCTGTAGAATGCTCATTAGCTCCCTTGATGCTTGCTTTTCATGTCTTCTGGCACAAGTAGCATATATACCGGATGTATTTGGATCTATAGTAGCATGGACAACTTTATACTTCTTTTTAGGCCCACTAGAGTCTCCGGATCTTGCTCTTTTAGCCATTTTGTGCTACGTCTTGTAGTAATGTCTTCAATCGGAGGTTTGTTCGATGTACAATTTTTCAACGTTAGCCGTTCTGCCCATTCAGTGAGCAATAGCGAAAGAGGAATAGAACCCCCAAAACGTGGTCCGTTTTAAATATTGTATATATTGCCCAAGAGTATACTTTATTAGCCACCTCTGTTGAAGAATTTAGCGAACCTGCCATTACTGGTGACGCTATAATCCGACACAGTTGTATTGTCACCATCAGTGGTAGCAGTGGTTGGCCTGGAGAGCTTGTTCATCAGCAAATGCGCAACTTCCGGTTTGATACGGGGGTATTTCCGCATCCTTATACTAGAATCCTTATATTCATCGAAGTTGTTTGATTTCATCAAAAGAATATGCTGATTCAAGTCTGTAAAAGTTGAGAAAAGAGACCGGACGTTGCTTTCAATCATGTTAGGACTCTTGACATTAAAACTGTCTGCGACCGGAGTGGTTGGTGTAGAAGGAGATATTTCTACATTCTGCTCGGTGCTTTCGTTAGGAAATATATTGGAGATGACGTTCTCCAGGAACTTCATGTCAGTCTCAAAATTTGCAACGCTCTGTGTGGTAATATAAGAGGGAGATTCGTGAACGAGAAGTTCGAGGAACTTGCGGGTGAGCTGATCAAATTCCCGGAAAATCAAAAGGGACTTGATGCTATACGGTAGATTGGCCAACGTGGAAGTGAACATCATCTCTAAGAATTGAGCAATGTCGCGAATAGATAGCCCGGGTTCATCCCTGACTTCCTCTGTGGTCCAGTCCAATTCCACAAATTCCATCAGATCGGTGACTTTACTGTCAATCAATTCTATCAACTTAGTTTCCGCATACTTTTTGGTATCAGCCAATTGCTTTGTAGAGGAGAGTTTTATTTCTATATCTGGATTCTGTGTGATGTTTTCTTTTGTCATGATATCACTAAACTCTTTTGCCGCTACAATAAAGTAGTCTAAGTTGATCAAAATCTGTGCAATCTCCTCTCTGGACGTGGTATCTAACTTGGATCTTATTTTGTTGTTAACCACTTTAATAAAGATATCGTCTACTGTCCTCACCAGTACTATATTCAAGTAGGAGAGATCATGCTGGAAAAAGGTATTTAGGAATAGGAGCATATTAGCATATGACTTCTT
This is a stretch of genomic DNA from Eremothecium gossypii ATCC 10895 chromosome VI, complete sequence. It encodes these proteins:
- a CDS encoding AFR244Cp (Syntenic homolog of Saccharomyces cerevisiae YGL228W (SHE10) and YFR039C); amino-acid sequence: MRAISKLFVFTVLVLGSLQYYCGRYGACPAQIAVISHYTWPCTYAPAVRDKLGKASEWYGANAAPHVSVASGWMQGKVMPHLTKVSQWTEKHVQPRMRQAGADAIVTARVAWNVVQQYQRRHVVPLTGRLLAKCPCLERWAEQAARGWQWLCKHARALATAVQQQYPAFVAHMGGIWEPLHGAYNRIYLDLGRPVQEKTSEDASAAPGGTQYITSTITMTMTSLDELVTVTAEDGLSDVVEASFKDLVADEFSAWQQAIERKADSVLQAFTEEVGEFEMQQHEAVAPKFRALLKHISAKSQEHYAKINQAIRDINSTMELDPATNQTIWFDAHGTQLHQYITRPLMREYFSQANDELANITNHIRAELREVVDSVNGQVDVIRQEHIEVYEEWADVMVSEWSRRMAYIDVVDRDLEAEAERNRNWKRFLKLKKRVIKVRDQLLEHPVKFNQLETFLKEIQSTLRILAQENGEYLYILRSKANLSFQEREKNDRLREQHEQEAREMTLREQLSTELAANGTEVIIDTFEVDLDQLLRSNSTSWSVPPADARAEPASGSPIQQAASEAAQQPSV
- a CDS encoding SAPS family protein (Syntenic homolog of Saccharomyces cerevisiae YFR040W (SAP155) and YGL229C (SAP4)), whose product is MSFWPFGQNVNNSNINRILDDYFRVLHSLEEDGAGESGEREAGGGPAAPAAGRIVKERSTNGGGASGGARDSLQRTEGGDAMRPVYHNPNSSEQGTVSSAPCVPSALSSAVSICTEELADSDEAPLTKFSLNYSFIDSILKESELLNELTRQNNTLLDFVCFGFFYDTDGNKIDNIEYLIDQLMFCIDRVNEEQKENDETRTPGHEQENEQHDDFLPPQQAGFLEGQDSEFIKKGVSPEPPSHEGDDAILPFLHGRRDTRQSSLLNRVNTISEIFALDIWLISESLVKDPSHLSKIWSVLNHKDFKAEKSPLVPIFLKINQNLLLTRQDQLLNFIRARESLVDEFLQHLEISVLMDFFLKIISTDKQESPTGIIELVYDQGLIPKMLSFLDNHKYSADIQACAGDLMKALISISTNAPLDELSIGPNALTRQLCSEESIDCFLDAIINKRGHALTTAVSVVIELIRKNNSDYDQINLLCTSVKTHPPSTRDPIYLGRMLKKFAEKLPNFKRVLLEIENDGSIKDIRNQLGIEYKPLGFERFKIVELIAELLHCSNMGLMNSKKAERIVKERDEVRNHMVKQLQDALTELNMNDGNDRTKGDEKGLTGLCATNTSMSTQTTAVNDNADEEIDESFEIPYLNMNQNSKLRHNPTIGDLFKIQLYDTQLLPKIIQLFIEHPWNNFWHNVVFDIIQQIFNGRMDFSYNSFLVYSLFNNKDAGQFVIDVKPEENRAQDFTDFAITRDLVLQGYKNSHAFYEQYNTNLGYMGHLVLIAEEIVKFSKVYKVELISPDIHRVLQDPDWIFYSEDALNDTRMMYSKILGGSEYLGEENGCTAAEMEQLTETGENLPEFGGKLSGYSFSTQADLHQKLKEKLIKRSQEEVDLKNKKNGVIILGPPPAHE
- the ERJ5 gene encoding Erj5p (Syntenic homolog of Saccharomyces cerevisiae YFR041C (ERJ5)) produces the protein MLARFVWLIAAGLLAIVNGFTADEAEIFNLQKVLTDKYGKDMNLYRFLKLEKLEKSDGREITRQMRALAKKYHPDKNPKYKKLYERLHLAAQILTDGEKRKTYDYYLDYGFPEYRVDKRGFVFQRVQPKTWVVLAFVLVATSAIHWTVLKLQHRSRVRRVEGFLREVKEQDDTLGLGEKRLQLQLGDSDPQEVVVRFGDVFVVQENNTETRICAEELRAPGLLDTLMFALPMWAVGRVRAPFRKQTEPEAPVRTEPAAVKKKSPKPKGKGQKWQLPNGKVLYSRAKKD
- the KEG1 gene encoding Keg1p (Syntenic homolog of Saccharomyces cerevisiae YFR042W (KEG1)) — its product is MADLQGIPGKPAHTPNSMVSRAYQFYRLSCMFLYAALVARWLALFPLVGTRWVPGGIHGFLIYLLGGSAVLEVLWMIWFYRFTKGLWTRTLLKCANMLYFVAVMHFYDDYEHAPVLKNIGYSIFILSIGMNQALHHGGRLFRGRRRRRSWWWRSDTFVLQPALYISQFYLLLLNVQNPSFHSTPKLDIINRTVLVAYVPLALQCFRRQLTS
- the IRC6 gene encoding Irc6p (Syntenic homolog of Saccharomyces cerevisiae YFR043C (IRC6)) produces the protein MVAEGLCQCYIRRMSTGGPHGAAPDRSCLARDTEGRSPCKNCQGCTQGAADPIPIRILMADSDVEQAPSVSVLPRNKILILAPAGKAYQAEVIRDLFNIEASESDRIVRDVKWSNKYYEVDLDLYIDSYESLQTWGAEFCSDECADLRDVVAGIFLVFEETEDAETFQQLIEDCHFTDERVLVACDLSSAEHPASLERALEVHDVALVRWRERGTNELGEQQGRERVRELLDIHPWSERMLRMHASTAAALAELDPLQADIPLDSVVTRIKQARERYLEITDVHAADEYAARIAHELTEQLLPE
- the EMC4 gene encoding chaperone EMC4 (Syntenic homolog of Saccharomyces cerevisiae YGL231C (EMC4)), yielding MSSEAPTWARCLVEPEYLKSISVVSSNTLPQPPGFSKKQKSQTRSVSKEEGEANRERINALQVKKAWQLAFQPSKAIPMNFFMSYMSGTSLQIIPIMTALMLLTGPVKSVLQVRSTFKGLLNNEAAYGQVLAAMCLYVFFQAVLMAIGLQKLNAMGLLPNKHSDWLAWETPMAYSMQSYAF
- the TAN1 gene encoding putative tRNA acetyltransferase (Syntenic homolog of Saccharomyces cerevisiae YGL232W (TAN1)) encodes the protein MAKRARSGDSSGPKKKYKVVHATIDPNTSGIYATCARRHEKQASRELMSILQEKAEEYYVDELKAIAETELLSDKEDEEELSVEEQVQKELEQLKKGSGPVDTKKKPVLQEIQLGCECMVFIKTRRPIKPECFVKRLVQELASSENTTKVSRYVQRLTPITDSCNASLTELEKLCRRVLAPHFHTDKEIKYKFAVEVVKRNFNTIDKMDIIKLVAKEVGKSGELGHSVDLKDYDKLVIVQCYKNNIGMSVVDKDYSVALKKYNLQEIYDTKLQTKDA